In Campylobacter mucosalis, a single window of DNA contains:
- the nhaD gene encoding sodium:proton antiporter NhaD, with protein sequence MRIFSVLALLFAAVFGSGGEAHAQQDLTMTWIGILCLVVFVVGYFFIAAEEVFHINKAKPAMFIGTAMFFLIGTYMAINGLDLHPLQGKIDHLTIEVAQIVFFLMVAMTYIEALIDRDVFNTLKYNLVSKGFTYKKLFWLTGLIAFFLSPVADNLTTALILSTVLLTIDRENKPFLVAGAINIVVAANAGGAWSPFGDITTLMVWAAGKAPFIDFLALFPASIIGWAVTAFLLSRYVPEGSPHFDAKSEKRVTIKPGGKAIIALGVLTITSAVLGHNFFHLPAMYGMMFGFSLLSLYVYYFKKAYKNEEPMHVFHFMSKIEHDTLLFFFGILSAVGALHFLGFLEYLIALYDKLGQSPVNIAVGFVSAIIDNVPVMSAVLNANPKMGLDQWLLVTLTAGIGGSLISFGSAAGVGVMGKLRGIYTFGAHMKLAWTVLAGYIVSLVIWYVQFEILGLF encoded by the coding sequence ATGAGAATTTTTAGCGTTCTAGCGTTGCTTTTTGCCGCTGTTTTTGGTAGTGGTGGCGAGGCACACGCACAGCAAGATTTAACGATGACGTGGATAGGAATTTTATGCCTTGTCGTCTTTGTAGTTGGTTATTTTTTCATAGCTGCTGAGGAGGTTTTTCATATCAATAAGGCAAAACCTGCAATGTTTATCGGCACTGCAATGTTCTTTTTAATTGGCACTTATATGGCTATAAATGGTCTTGATTTGCATCCACTTCAAGGCAAGATTGATCACCTTACAATTGAGGTCGCTCAAATCGTATTTTTCTTAATGGTCGCAATGACTTACATTGAAGCACTTATAGACAGAGATGTGTTTAATACCCTAAAATACAACCTTGTTTCAAAGGGTTTTACTTATAAAAAGCTATTTTGGCTAACTGGCTTAATTGCATTTTTTCTAAGTCCAGTGGCTGATAACTTAACTACTGCACTAATCCTTTCAACCGTGCTTTTAACGATAGATAGAGAGAATAAGCCGTTTTTGGTTGCGGGTGCGATAAATATCGTCGTAGCTGCAAATGCCGGTGGTGCGTGGAGTCCGTTTGGCGATATTACAACACTTATGGTTTGGGCAGCTGGCAAGGCGCCATTTATTGACTTTTTAGCACTTTTCCCTGCTTCTATCATCGGCTGGGCAGTTACGGCATTTTTACTATCTCGTTACGTCCCAGAAGGTAGCCCGCACTTTGACGCTAAGAGCGAAAAAAGAGTAACGATAAAACCGGGCGGTAAGGCTATCATCGCACTTGGCGTTTTAACGATAACATCTGCCGTTTTAGGACATAACTTCTTTCACTTACCAGCGATGTATGGTATGATGTTTGGCTTTTCACTACTTAGCCTTTATGTTTATTATTTTAAAAAGGCGTATAAAAACGAAGAGCCGATGCACGTATTTCACTTTATGTCAAAGATAGAGCACGATACGCTTTTATTCTTCTTTGGAATTCTCTCAGCCGTTGGAGCGTTACACTTCTTAGGATTTTTAGAGTATCTAATCGCACTTTATGACAAACTAGGTCAATCGCCTGTAAATATCGCTGTTGGTTTTGTTTCAGCTATTATTGATAACGTCCCTGTTATGTCAGCGGTTTTAAATGCAAATCCAAAAATGGGGCTTGATCAGTGGCTACTTGTTACACTTACCGCTGGTATTGGTGGGTCGCTTATTAGCTTTGGTTCGGCCGCTGGTGTTGGTGTAATGGGCAAACTTCGTGGAATTTACACGTTTGGCGCACATATGAAACTTGCTTGGACGGTTTTAGCAGGTTACATCGTTTCGCTTGTTATTTGGTATGTGCAGTTTGAAATTTTAGGATTATTTTAA
- the uvrC gene encoding excinuclease ABC subunit UvrC — MLNEELKNLPNNPGVYQYFDAQNRLLYVGKAKILKNRVKSYFSFTPTLAPSPKLSPRISKMISETTHLEYIITNTEADALILENSFIKQLKPKYNILLRDDKTYPYIFVNLDDEYPRFEITRKVIKGKNIRYFGPFFTGSRELLDALYLNYKLAQKGSCLKGKKACLFYQINRCHAPCEGKISKDEYAKIVKEATNAILNPNLLISRLEILMQTYAKAQNYEAAATTRDQINTLKNMQTNIEVDIAKLQDFEVFAICAKNELFCIVRFSIISGKISGVKSEILNAKDAEISEIYKQVLLDSFSVDSPLTSTKIYTLDEFDDMDLITEILSARHGKKFSITSPKTGEKRKICEIALKNAELSIKNHKKDTLSDEIKEYFNLTHTPYAIECFDNSHLFGEANVGAFIRYENGEFIKEKYRHTHLKSTNDYEQMRESLTARALRFDKLSPPDLWVIDGGEALLNLAIQILASSGANVDVIAISKEKIDAKAHRAKGSANDKIYTQNAKFSLSPNDKKLQFFQKLRDEAHRFVISFHRKIRDKNAKNSSKLKELGISEGSISKLVKFYGSFDKIYDATYDEIAKLTNKSVADKIKGRSDNL; from the coding sequence TTGCTAAACGAAGAGCTTAAAAATCTACCAAACAATCCGGGTGTTTATCAGTATTTTGACGCACAAAATCGCCTACTTTACGTTGGCAAGGCTAAAATTTTAAAAAATAGGGTAAAAAGCTATTTTTCATTCACACCAACACTCGCCCCATCGCCAAAGCTAAGCCCTAGAATTTCAAAGATGATAAGCGAAACAACCCACCTTGAATATATCATCACAAACACCGAAGCAGACGCACTAATCCTTGAAAATTCCTTCATAAAACAGCTAAAACCAAAATACAATATTTTGCTTCGTGATGATAAAACCTATCCATACATTTTTGTAAATTTAGACGATGAGTATCCTCGTTTTGAGATAACTAGAAAGGTCATAAAAGGCAAAAATATCCGCTACTTTGGACCATTTTTTACCGGTTCTCGCGAGCTTTTAGACGCGCTTTATCTAAACTATAAATTAGCCCAAAAAGGCTCTTGTTTAAAGGGCAAAAAGGCGTGTTTATTTTATCAAATCAACCGCTGTCACGCACCTTGTGAGGGCAAAATTTCAAAAGATGAATACGCAAAAATCGTTAAAGAAGCAACAAATGCTATTTTAAATCCAAATCTACTAATTTCTAGACTTGAAATTTTAATGCAAACCTACGCAAAAGCCCAAAACTACGAAGCGGCTGCCACCACAAGAGATCAAATAAACACACTAAAAAATATGCAAACAAACATTGAAGTTGATATCGCAAAACTGCAAGATTTTGAAGTCTTTGCCATTTGTGCTAAAAATGAGCTATTTTGTATCGTTCGTTTTAGCATAATTAGTGGCAAAATAAGTGGTGTAAAAAGTGAAATTTTAAATGCAAAAGATGCTGAGATTAGCGAGATTTACAAGCAGGTTTTACTTGATAGTTTTAGCGTTGATAGTCCGCTAACAAGCACGAAAATTTACACGCTTGATGAGTTTGATGATATGGATTTAATTACTGAAATTTTATCCGCTCGTCACGGCAAAAAATTTAGTATCACTAGCCCAAAAACTGGCGAAAAACGCAAAATTTGCGAGATCGCCCTAAAAAACGCCGAGCTAAGCATAAAAAACCATAAAAAAGATACGCTTTCTGATGAGATAAAAGAGTATTTTAACCTAACTCACACGCCTTATGCCATTGAGTGTTTTGATAACTCTCATCTGTTTGGCGAGGCGAATGTAGGGGCGTTTATCCGCTATGAAAACGGAGAGTTTATCAAAGAAAAATACCGCCACACGCATTTAAAAAGCACAAATGACTACGAGCAAATGCGTGAGAGCTTAACGGCAAGGGCGTTAAGGTTTGATAAACTAAGTCCGCCTGATTTATGGGTCATTGACGGCGGAGAAGCGTTGCTTAATCTAGCAATACAAATTTTGGCTTCAAGCGGTGCAAATGTTGATGTTATCGCTATCTCAAAAGAAAAGATAGACGCTAAGGCACACAGGGCAAAAGGCAGTGCAAATGATAAAATTTACACACAAAATGCGAAATTTTCACTAAGCCCAAATGATAAAAAACTGCAATTTTTTCAAAAATTAAGAGATGAAGCACATAGATTTGTCATTAGTTTTCACCGCAAAATTCGCGATAAAAACGCCAAAAACAGCTCAAAATTAAAAGAGCTTGGCATAAGCGAAGGCTCAATTTCTAAATTAGTAAAATTTTATGGAAGTTTTGATAAAATCTACGACGCTACTTATGACGAGATAGCAAAGCTAACAAACAAAAGCGTGGCGGATAAGATAAAGGGCAGAAGTGATAATTTATAA
- a CDS encoding response regulator, which translates to MNASKKYALLLPVIMALAVSIYGVYICISRLYAADRFEQEILLQDAYKKTMVSLLKEMVLVRNLTQSGANVKNSIELYDLIAQTDKYAKIIIDKKPENSSLILQIENIRNTVSIHDRGKIYYNFYLYIGEVMKNGYTNIKYSDNLNINLNIYLSLIRGFYDYINYVIEDRFYIFQAKSALELATKQVMGKWLSTEYLIDLSRFKNIPTPQIKQEVLDITNSSKYQDMVKDIKTLRKDMLLDSDEEYKVSKNELELIYDISRGKFLMLTEISDVIEKGMLFETNYFKKQLRIYMILFTLSAILFGVTLVKLFGNLKILAEAIRQAKTTQNELEFKISGKNELKETILHLSRAYVGLYDSHKHYKNFNEIKNNYLRMILENNKKRSRENMQSLSFLRKNLQDNDKIKAVSFLEENLSRIFLNLNNIKNIINFEENSIRLNENSAFYPQILFKRAIEANMSAAREKDINYITYIDPRIQNELEGDKYKIQSAISNIIAGAISQCAQYSKVIVEIKQEQDKAENDIANISVSIRNNANLMDSKKINDILNINSDITMNTDTSDFWFAVSNVYLKIINSELNIRSVEGLGNEFYFNLRLKTKSFLDAIGSINRDLKIAFLEDQSQEYNDFFKRILQNLGLSFKTYVSDKNIGSEHEYDMVFMRENDTEALGVKNIIKLKDPLCSSDILEALEKNITEKGGQKFVFTRPRVLVLEDNSINANIFKFMLNDYILDVTFSNKYSLNGNNARNNYDIVFIDTSLPGVDALDMVEKFKSNELNSHLPIIGFISNTSSISHKQASEVFNHVLKKPFSKKELLDTLVKFIPYMQNFIKTQLDVQHYMNEADGILLYKKTALENKIFAGALSDFSTILTTANNINEFKQNLENKAFDIVFVDESESLSMDEIVNLIELSRAKFNSDIRLFIFSKNQSSDLGSKYYIKFLSPQISKTQLANIVRQNGAMQRERERERERENENINDL; encoded by the coding sequence ATGAACGCTTCTAAAAAATACGCTTTATTACTACCGGTAATTATGGCTCTTGCCGTATCCATCTATGGTGTTTATATTTGTATCAGTAGGTTGTATGCAGCAGATCGGTTTGAGCAAGAAATTTTGCTTCAAGACGCATACAAAAAAACAATGGTTTCACTATTAAAAGAAATGGTACTAGTTAGAAACCTTACACAATCAGGTGCTAATGTAAAAAACAGTATAGAACTATATGACTTAATAGCACAAACAGACAAATATGCAAAGATAATAATAGATAAGAAACCAGAAAACAGCTCTTTAATCCTGCAAATAGAAAATATAAGAAATACTGTCAGCATACACGACAGAGGAAAGATATACTACAACTTCTATTTATACATTGGTGAAGTTATGAAAAATGGCTACACCAATATAAAATATAGTGACAATCTAAATATAAATTTAAACATCTATCTAAGTCTAATAAGAGGGTTTTATGACTACATAAACTACGTAATAGAAGATAGATTTTATATCTTTCAAGCAAAATCAGCCCTAGAACTTGCCACAAAACAGGTTATGGGCAAGTGGTTGTCTACAGAATATTTAATCGACTTATCTAGATTTAAAAACATCCCAACACCGCAAATAAAACAGGAGGTTTTAGACATAACAAACTCATCAAAATACCAAGATATGGTAAAAGATATAAAAACACTCAGAAAAGATATGCTTCTTGACAGTGATGAAGAGTATAAAGTAAGCAAAAATGAGCTAGAGCTTATATATGATATATCAAGAGGCAAATTTCTAATGTTAACTGAAATTTCAGACGTAATAGAAAAAGGTATGCTATTTGAGACTAACTACTTTAAAAAACAGCTAAGAATATACATGATACTATTCACTCTGTCTGCTATACTTTTTGGTGTCACGTTGGTTAAGTTGTTTGGTAACTTAAAAATTTTAGCAGAAGCTATACGACAGGCAAAAACAACCCAAAACGAGCTTGAATTTAAAATCAGTGGCAAAAACGAGCTTAAAGAGACTATTTTGCACCTTAGTAGAGCTTATGTTGGACTTTATGATAGTCACAAACACTATAAAAATTTTAACGAAATTAAAAATAATTACTTAAGAATGATCCTAGAAAATAACAAAAAACGCTCAAGAGAGAATATGCAAAGTCTCTCATTTTTGCGTAAAAATTTGCAAGATAACGACAAAATCAAAGCCGTAAGCTTTCTGGAAGAGAACCTATCTAGGATATTTTTAAACCTAAATAACATAAAAAATATCATAAATTTTGAAGAAAACAGCATTAGGTTAAACGAAAATAGCGCCTTTTATCCACAAATTCTCTTTAAAAGAGCCATTGAAGCAAATATGTCAGCTGCCAGAGAAAAGGATATAAACTACATAACCTACATCGATCCACGCATACAAAACGAGCTAGAGGGCGATAAATACAAAATTCAATCAGCCATTTCAAACATCATAGCAGGTGCGATAAGCCAGTGTGCGCAGTATTCAAAGGTCATAGTCGAGATAAAACAAGAGCAAGATAAGGCAGAAAACGACATCGCAAACATATCTGTAAGCATAAGAAACAACGCAAATTTAATGGATAGCAAAAAGATAAACGACATCCTAAACATAAACTCAGATATCACGATGAATACCGATACGAGCGACTTTTGGTTTGCGGTATCAAATGTCTATCTAAAAATTATAAACTCAGAGCTAAACATAAGAAGCGTCGAGGGGCTAGGCAATGAGTTTTACTTTAACCTAAGACTAAAGACAAAATCTTTCTTAGATGCCATTGGCAGTATAAATCGCGATTTAAAAATCGCATTTTTGGAGGATCAAAGCCAAGAATACAACGACTTTTTCAAAAGAATTCTGCAAAATTTAGGGCTTAGCTTTAAAACCTACGTCAGTGATAAAAATATAGGCAGTGAGCACGAATACGATATGGTATTTATGCGTGAAAACGACACAGAAGCGCTTGGTGTTAAAAACATCATAAAACTAAAAGATCCGCTCTGCTCAAGCGACATTTTAGAGGCGTTAGAGAAAAATATAACCGAAAAAGGCGGTCAGAAATTTGTCTTTACAAGACCAAGAGTGCTGGTGCTAGAGGATAACTCAATAAACGCAAATATCTTTAAATTTATGCTAAATGACTATATTTTAGACGTTACATTCTCAAACAAATACAGCCTAAACGGCAACAACGCTAGAAACAACTATGACATCGTCTTTATTGACACTAGTTTGCCTGGTGTGGATGCACTAGATATGGTGGAAAAATTTAAGTCAAACGAGCTAAACTCGCACCTGCCTATCATCGGCTTTATCTCAAACACATCGTCAATATCGCACAAACAAGCAAGTGAGGTGTTTAACCACGTCCTTAAAAAGCCATTTTCTAAAAAAGAGCTACTTGATACGCTGGTAAAATTCATACCTTATATGCAAAATTTCATCAAAACCCAGCTAGACGTACAACACTATATGAACGAGGCTGACGGCATATTGCTTTATAAAAAGACAGCCCTTGAAAATAAAATTTTTGCAGGCGCATTAAGCGACTTTAGTACTATTTTAACAACAGCAAACAACATAAATGAATTTAAACAAAACCTTGAAAACAAGGCGTTTGACATAGTTTTTGTAGATGAGAGCGAAAGCTTAAGTATGGATGAGATCGTTAATCTAATAGAGCTCTCTCGTGCGAAATTTAACTCAGACATCAGGCTATTTATCTTTAGCAAAAATCAAAGCAGTGATCTTGGCTCAAAATACTACATCAAATTTCTCTCTCCGCAAATTAGCAAAACTCAACTTGCAAATATCGTAAGGCAAAACGGCGCAATGCAACGAGAGAGAGAGAGAGAGAGAGAGAGAGAGAATGAAAATATTAACGATTTATAA